The segment CAATCGAAAATTCATAgttgtcctctaatttattttttatttcattttttatcgtCACTCGTTTAGTTATGGatccttttgtgtaattaattttttttcaattttaacctttaacatttaattagttgggaattaggctttatatttaatcaagggtttgaaaagttaacgtaGGCTgacaactttatttttgttttatttttttttatttcatcattcgatattggttttttttttaaatgagcttcattttttttgtttaaattatttcaatctcataacCTGAACTGCATGTTTAGAAAGATAACTCTAGTTGACTCGCCTCTTATTACTcaagatatatatttattatgctAATTGAGGTTGACtcaaacctatttttttaatccaaattcatcatttcataattaattggttaaaaattgaactactttgtttttctctttttgaatttttttccccaAGTTATCactatagttgttttttttaaaagaaaaaactagtttgattattattatttatttctttatcatCTAATTTCTGACACATTCGAATTTATAATTCAAgttacagatttttttttctttaaaatacgcTTCACaggtaaacatgttttttatgaaaaagaaaattaataccACGTTATATGGCGTGCACAGAATCAAGTAGTATtactaaattataaatttggagTCCGCAACAGCTTGTGCTACGATTTCCACAAATTATTTTGAGCGTTGACCAATGGTATGGCTGAAACTTACTGGAGAAGATCTTTATGTACGAAAATGAGTTTGTGTTTTAGAACAAGTCCACATCAGCTAAATGATGAGTGTTATTTACATCGGTCAGTATATCATCAAAGTTTTGTTCAGGGTAATAATAAAGTCTCTTCCACGAGGAGTGCGTGTTATTTATAGGAGTTGACAAATATGTCCCTTCttgtagaaaaaatatatatctaaattCATGTTCGAGCTCGGTGATTAACCTAGTGGTAAGAATttgggatcaagaggtttgctctctctgtggtctcaggttcgagtcatgtggttgctcatatgatgaccactggaggcttacatggtcgttaacttcaaggcccgtaagattagtcgagatgtgcGCAAATTAATCCgaacatccacgttaaactaaaaaaatatatctaaattcATTGATTCAATTAGAATCTTCACCGGACACTATCGtattaattagatgataataataataggaaaATCATACAGTCGCCTGCATACTATTATAAAATGGATCGAATAATTTTttcagtgaaaaaaaatatacaagttttttaaatatgcttttttaattttaagtataaataaaaaaaatatatgcatgcatttaattaaatacatcgaGAATTATTTGTGTcaataaatgcaaaaaacaaagtattaacaCGTCTATTCAACTCGCATCACTGCAGGTCggctaatttttttctaacataaaataattaatgtgtaaatgttaataacatgttttttacgTCAAGTAAAAAAATGTAATCGTGAGAATATAGATGTTATTAACTCGCATCACTGCGTCTTGAGTTATGTATAGACGAATTCAATCAATTCAGGTTATTTTCGGCTCCTTATTCTTATTGGCTGATAATACTCATAGTTTACAACTTGTCATCGGGGATGTGTATTAGACCAGAATTCATGTTTTTAGTCAAAGTCAGAATATAGATATTTGTCtttgaccgttgattgatgagttaaagtaGTTCTGGTCATCTggggctttgacttatgatgtaCTGAGGAAAGAAAATTTTCTGATGAAGGCAACTTTGATGTGgattatcaatgatttttcaacTTATGAAATGATTTCTGGTTTGAACATGCAGAGAAAACTAGCATGTCTATactatatgaaaaataacatggcattcatattaacaaatagTGCTAaagtatctttttttaattgccaCCAATTGTTCTTTCCAACTAATCACAATTtcagaaagaacaaaaataaattcgttgttggcagagttgatgGATATTGCATTGTCACTTCTTTCAGGTGAAGAATTGTATAATATGGTGTTGGAGTACGGTGATATTATGTTTGGCTTTGAATctggtaagcaaaagtttcatggttttggtttgactcaCAATATGGTAAAACGAAGTATTTTATAGAAGCTTCTTATTGGAAGACTAATCTCATCTGCCATAACATTGGTGTCATGcatattgaaaagaacgtgtttgagaacattttcaacatggttatggatgtgaaggggaagacagaGAAAAACATCGAGGCCAAAATGAATATAGCTTTGTTTTGTCaccataaaaatatggagttagtTTATGTTGGGTCACGGATCGTAAAGTCCAAAGCCAATTTTGCCTTAGACAAGAATACGGAATTACTTGTCTACAAATGACTTAAAAGTTTGTGTTTTCCTGATGTACATGCCTCGAGCATACCAAGGTTAATGAATTTGAAGGATTGTAGATTGGATGGAGTGAAGAGCCATGACTGTCatatgtttatgcaaacactcatttcaTTAGCTTACCAGGATTTATTGTTAAAGGGGATATGAGATACACTCACGGAGATTGGTTTCTTCTTTAAAGATATATACTCCAACAAGTTACAGACACGACATATAAAGAGGTTTGAAATGAATATCGTCcaaacaatatacaaaatagagataatgttttctttattgttttttttaacttgatggagcatctacccataCATTTATCATATTAGGCAAAAATTGGAGGCTCAATctaatatagatggatgtatccattcgagaggttagggTTTACACATGCAtcgtaattaaaattttattgtctttctttgtatattttaaaacatttatgtaATTCAATACAGATACTTGTTCAaccttaaaagaaaagtaaaaaacaaagcacATCTTGCTGCTTTGATATGTAAATCCTATATTATTgaagagatctcaacatttatcttgtactatttcaAGCCTTAATTGACAACAAAAATCAATCATGTTCCAACGCATAACGATGGTGGGAAAGTGTCTTCGAGtgagaacttgtcaatattcttcaATCCTAGATGACCTgtactaaaaaatatcatgagaaaaagatatttatcagaaatagaattcaaataagcacataattatgtgttatttaactACAATaaactgagaccttttatttagTAAATATACTACTTAACATGtcattatttcaaatattttatctcTTGTAATATCATAAACTGATACATTATTAAATTCCTCGTAGGTAACATTATCAATATTTATTGTCACAAAACTTACAACTAATTGAATCCCAAATCTTttgattacaagatgaacaattttccTCATTGTTCAATACTATTTAATAgctttatttgtttgattgtttgcctatttatttttgttcttctgtttaatttaattttggcatatatttttttcatactgcTTTAGCATACATTTTTATATACTACTCATGCATAAGTACATCGGGAATGAATTAATACCtttatgcattttaatttttcaataaacccAATTCTAAGTTAGGTGTGGAGTAGCggtctgcctcatgactttTATTTGAGGTTCAGATTTGTGAAACATCTAACTATGAGATAAGTGTTTACTTGGTAATGGTGGTTAAACTATGCCCCAACCATTCTTTGTAAACCCATACACTGACTTCTTGAAAGGTGGTCACTAGGCAAATTATAGAGCATTTTGAGACCAGATAGTGAACTTACTCCTCAAGTAATAACTAGAATCAGTCTTTAGGGTATGGACTctttaataaattgtttttgcatTAGGGCAAACCTGATTAAAATCTTTAACtctataaggttttttttttagttaagacCATGATTTGCATGACTTTTTCTGAGTATGAGGAAAGATTCGAGATAATGCAATTAGTCATGACAATTATTGTAATAAGTTTTGCAGTATTTTGCTAAATTattagaagaaattgaataaaatcaactggtttATGGCATATATGTTGTGTCTTCgcatgtttaaaatttttaagtagTCTCTCGTATATGAGAGATGCTGCcgaggttttttaaaaaattaggaatcatttaaatttttttatcttttaatttgtgtagatgcctAGGAGAAATTGTATTCTAGCAACAATGAAGGCGACTATGAGTCATTAGGTACCGACCAATAATAGGCACTTGAAGCACAGACATCGACTCATAACGCAGTCTCGTCGAGTGTGATGTTGCAGCATCAACGCAGGGTCCCTTCACAATAAGATCTATTTACTCACAAGTACAAGGCCTATTGAAAGAATaatctttcaatgtaagtttgttttgctttcacaatgacatgtttaataatttttgaaaaaataatatcatttaacgaATGCAATTCCAGgtttacaaacattgaggctgcaagaaCAATAACATCGGCCtttaaatcattgatgaaaattctattgtttcaatggagtcatgtttccaaatatcctgagaaaaaaaatatatgaaagaaaGAGATCTTCCAGACTAGAATGACGTGGCAGTTTTGAAGAATTTCAAACCAGCGTATGTCTCAAAGGTTGTATGAGCACAATACATTCAACACATGATGTCCTCGTGTTTTACTTGACGGTTATAGTCCGGTACAGAGAGTTAAAACTAGCGTGTTCACAGTTCTGTTACCATGCATATCGACGACTTTGTTCTGTTAGTTTCGCATGCAAAGCAGATGGtaacattttttattacatctattttttattagttttttatataaatgtaTTTAACTGACAACGTTTTTTTATTGGAAGCTATAGTTTTTGGACACGAGCCAAGCTTAATAAAGCTTTTTGTTGAAACGCATGTGTGGAGTGATGACCATAAAAAAGAGTGCAATAGTTTATTAATAATCGAGCTCAGTactttgtggtatgttggttatcaattattttttttgttaagattatttccttgaatttaatgaatttattttttatttccatgatACATATAATAGCCGCTAGAATGAGAGATACATGGACGATCCTTCGACCTATTCGAATATcgatttgaatttataattagagGTAGGATCATCTAGTGTACTCGATAGAAATCGAGTGTACGAACTCTCTAATACTACGATCAAGAACTTGTGGACGAATCGTAGTGTTTTGATTGTTGGATGCTCACAATTAGTCCTGAGcctctattttagatttattatatttgaacatacaaatgtataaatttataataaatattttatttttatactaatttattttatttcaattatttttctacttttgttcaatatatatttttaaaatattactgatGGGGTTACCGACAACATATCTCCGTTGTTATATTCCAGAGAGTTAGAAAATAATTGTTGCAAATGCCACTATTACTAATGGTTTTATCAACGAAATTAGATCGTCGGTATATTCCAAAGAGTTGGAAATGAATTCATGCAAATGTCACTGCTATTGTTAACTCATTAACAGAATTACAAATGGTATTTTATCggtgatatattatatttatcatgAATACATCgatgaacaaataaaaacactaataaCATTACATATGGTTTTCCTGTCGGTGATATGTTGAATTTATCGATGAAGCCACCGACGAAATAAAagggataaatttttttgttcatgttttatCTATTTATAAATCTATcggtatatttattattaacggATTCACTAATAGTCCATAAATTActaataagaatttttttgataaataatttttatttataaatctgTGGATAATATATGTactgaaaaaatattagtgtaaatataaaaaattaggggCAGTGAAACTATTAAAGTGGTAGTGATATTTCTaaaagaattaacaaaaaaaaaagattttttttcatatccaaAGAGATGTAGATctgttttatgtaaaatattctTCAATTCCCCTTTTTCGAAAAGGGTAGGATGCTATGGCTATAAAAGTGGGATCTTTATTACAGTTGTTTTCTATAATCTGGTTTACATTGAAGTACATACAGCTCCCAAATTGGcgttaaagagagagagagatgaactTCTTTATCAGTGTTTTGCTATACTTTCTTCTGACCTTTGCCGTTATTCAATCccttgattatattttaagaagaagcaaaagaaaatcagGCAAGCTTCCACCAGGTCCATCGCGTTTGCCAATTGTAGGGAACCTCTTGGATCTTGGTGATAAACCCCACAAGTCCTTGGCTAAGCTTGCCAAGACTCATGGCCAATTGATGAGTCTAAAACTTGGGCAAGTAACCACTATTGTAGTATCTTCAGCAACAATGGCCAAAGAAGTCCTCCAAAAGCACGACCTCACCTTCTGTAATCGGACCGTTGTCGATGCAGTTCGTGCTTTAGATCATCACGAAGCTGGTATAGCTTGGTTGCCAGTTGCAACGCGCTGGAGAAACCTTCGCAAGATATGCAACTCCCATATTTTTACCGCCCAGAAGCTCGATGCGAACCAGGACCTTAGGCGTAAGAAAGTTCAAGATCTCCTAGCTGAGGTTCAAGAACGTTGCCTTGTAGGTGAGGCAGTGGACCTTCGCCAGGCTGCTTTCACAGCTACACTTAATGCATTGTCCAATACTGTTTTGTCGCTGGATTTGACCGATTTGAGCTCCGATATTGCAAGGGAGTTTAAGGAGCATATAAGCTGTATAATGGATGAGGCAGGAAAACCGAACTTGGTGGATTATTTCCCTTTACTCCGGAGGATTGATCCACAAGGTATAAGGCGTCGCACGGCAATTCATTTTGAAAAGGTATTTGATCTCTTCGATCGTTTAATCATTGAAAGGCTGCAGTTAAGAAAAGTGAAGGGCTATATCCCACTCGATGACATGTTAGATACTCTTCTCACAATCAGTGAAGTGAACAAAGAAGAGATGGATGCAACTCGTATAAAGCACTTCTTTTTGGTTAGTACTCCTTTAATGTATCCCGTCTCTTCTGCGTGTCTTTCAATTTTTGTACTGTTTTTTGTGCATTCCGTTTGTCTGCTTAGCATCAAACACATGTTCTTGGCTTCTTCCCTTTTTGGGCTTCTATTTGACTCAATTGTGCAACAGGATCTCTTCGGCGCTGGGACTGATACGACTTCAAGCACACTAGAATGGGCAATGGCAGAACTACTCCACAGTCCCAAGACTTTATTGAAAGCTCGAGCAGAGCTGGAGAGGACGATTGGCGAGGGAAACCTGCTTGAGGAATCAGATATCACTCGGTTACCTTACTTGCAAGCAGTTATTAAGGAAACTTTAAGGCTGCACCCAGCAGTTCCTTTCTTACTCCCTCACAAAGCAGGAGCAGATGCAGAAATAGGTGGCTTCACCGTCCCAAAAAATGCACAGGTACTGGTCAACGTCTGGGCCATAGGGAGAGACACGAGCATGTGGGAAGATCCAAACTCATTTGTTCCAGAGAGATTTTTGGAATCTGGTATTGATCACCGAGGCCAGAATTTTGAGTTTATTCCATTTGGTAGCGGAAGGCGAATTTGCCCTGGATTACCATTGGCTATGAGAATGCTACATTTGATGTTGGGTTCGCTTATTCTATCGTTTGACTGGAAGCTTGCAGATGGTGTCACGCCAGAGAACTTAAACATGGATGATAAGTTTGGCCTCACCTTGCTGAAGGCTCAACCACTGCGAGCCATTCCAATAACCAGAGAACTTAAACATGGATGATAAGTTTGGCCTCACCTTGCTGAAGGCTCAACCAATTACCATGGATTCTGTAGAAGCATATTGACATCTCCTGCTGAGTTTCCTAGTATCTTTAATAAGCAAGCATCAGACTCGATTGTAATCATGCGAATCATGTTTCTATTAAGGGAAAACGCACTTAAGATAAGATGCCCatgtattaatatatatatatatatatcaatcagAAAGAGAATCGCTTTTGTCACGCGTAGGATTATATTCGGGGCTGATCACCGATTGATTGTTGGGTCAGTGTTTGTGCTCAAtaataacataacaaaataaaataaagaagggtTGAGCACAGTGGTGCACATTATTGTTGCTCTACATTCATGCTGTAAGAGCGAGATTACAGTTTTGTGACTCGTGAAAAAATTATTCGGTCTATCTGATGGGGGTAGTGAggattttttatcctttctttaataaaaactacccttagagaaaaaagaaaaggaaaaaaagcatGGCATCAAGGGGCATTTATGTATTTTCACCTTTAAATGCAAGATGCTTTTACATGACTGCACTTAAAAGTCAGagagaattaaatttaatctacTGTTGTTTTTTGCCTTTTCACATTGGCGTTTTGTGCTATTATTAAGTTGGATGAGAGGTAAATTTgtcttttaataattaataaatattaaaaaaatggctAACGTATCAGTGCGGGAAGATGGTTGCAGTCTTTAAGCCTAGTGGCAAAATGATGGCTTCCGGGGTGGTGTCTGAATCCTATTGGCGACCCCTCAATCACTGGATGACATGTGTTGTAAATAGATCTTCAATTTGGTGGGGACAACTCTTTCTCtactttttccttcttctctctGCTCCTCGTTTTTCACGACTCGCCctttcaaatttgaaagatgtcctttgattattttttttgttctttattattttactttttaatttttgttatttaattttttataaattttagtttttttttaattttatcatccaattctaatttgtcatgtattattttttctactttgattttcatttatattttttttcttaactattttgtgcaaatattttttgtttttaatttcatctctcaattttaaaattttaaataaaaaacactttaaaaaataatcagtaCCACACTAATAAACATTACCCAAAGAGATGGTTTTTACTAACCATCACTTCTCACAGCACTATCCAGGGTTTTGCAatgtaattttagtttattatgattatttttttaatttattttttataaagttattttaatttcatgattgaGATTATGACTTTAATGagttaacctaagttaactcgggttgtttttttttgtgtttttttcattgatttttctcaattttatcattcaatattagattaattaaaaattaagttttgtaatttatttcgatttatttttatgagattattatgGTCTCATAATTTAGGTTATGGATTTGGTTAGTTAACTTAAGTTGATTTAGATCGatccaatattttattatttttatatttttttaaaaaattatatcattttgaatttttttagagtcaaactatgtttttacttATCATTTGAATTGCCTTTAAATCTGTTAAGTCGATCAAGTCATATCAAGTCAATTCCTAtatggtttgaatttttttctactagaaaaaagTTAACAACACTTGAACtttctttttacattaaaaaaattgacccgacCTGCAATATAGAGTAGAGTAACGATTTAGTAAGACTTAATTAGTCTAGACTTGGTCTAAGGTTTAAATGTGTGCGTGTTTGGTAATGTGATGCATATTGGTAttgtaaaagtgtttttaattgaaaatgcatcagaataatatttttatttattttttatataattacatCAAACCCAttgaaaaacacataaaaagcatcaacttgatgtttttacaaacaaaaaaattttaaaaaatagttggaaaaactttttgaaagcaaattgaactaaataagttaatttataaatcaaCAATctaaactataatttaaaaataaaatccttgaAATGACATTGTCCgaagagttaaaaaaataaaataaaattattaaaccaatTGAAATCCATGACCTAGATTGTAAAGTGATAAAGATCGATCCAATCTATCAtcgttttaaaataaaaaaaaattgttgtcttactgttttttttaaaagttatgttatatttttattagttattcaagttgtttttaaatttattaaattaaataattaaatttaaattaatttttatataatttaatttgaaactcaaactaaaaaaaactggttaacatgttttaaaataaatatacttaattaaatttaataatgctatacaaaaaattaatactcttaatatttttttttaaattccacaAAAAGAATAGTCCGAACCAGCGAAGGACAGGCAAATATACTTAGTTATATATCATACACGAGACAGCCACACGTGCGTATAAAAAGCCACAAATCATTGTCTTCATCTTCAAGCTCCTCCCATGTCTCTCCTCTCAGTCCCAAAGCGCCTCCTTTTGGGGTCGTCTCTCGCAGTCTCAATACATAACCAAACCAGAAAACTAAGAAGACCCTTTTGTTTCAATATGTCATCCGAGTCATCTCAGCCCCTGACTCACTCACTCACCTTGCCAACACAACTCGGTCAACCCATTCAAATCATTGCTGCACCGGGTGTCTCTGATTCTCAGTTCAGGTGAGTCAAAATTTTCAACCTTTGTCTTTCTATTGtttctttattgaaaatatcaaagaaattaaaaataaagttctcaCCTCTTTTTTTGGTATTGCAGGACTGCTATTGAATCTTCATTATTCAAGCAGTGGCTAAAAAACTTGGAATCTGAAAATGGGATATTAGCTACTGGGTCATTCTTATTAAAACAAGTACTTGTTCAGGTAGCTCTTTCTTCTCGTTCTCGTTCTTTCTTGGCTgctcaagaaaataaatgtttagttgaaattggaaaaaaaatgtttttgttgaaTTCCTCTTTTCTGAAGCTTTAATTAAAAGCAAGTTCTATCTTTGTTGTTGTACTAAAATGCATTGCAAAGTCTCTTGCTTTAACATGGTTAAAGATGACTGGCTTTTTTCAGAGAttgcttaaaaagaaaagagattatGTTCTGgagagtttatttttaatattcttgcACTTCATAGTGGATGCTCTAAAATCAACTGTTCTTGGTTTTTCAAATTATGGTTTTTGTATGACCCATCTTATATGGTAATCTAGCAGGATTGCCCCCTCTTAATCCTTAATTTATTCTAGTTTTAGTTTATGTGCCATTGATGACAGGGAGTGGATATGTTTGGACAGCGAATCGGTTTTCTAAAATTCAAAGCAGATATTTTCGAAAAGGAGACTGGACAGAAGGTATTTTACCTTCTCCTTCCATGACTTGAAAGCACAGTTTTTTCCCAATACATATGGTTCTTGCATCGAGCCTGGTTCATGGAAATCTTTGGGCTTTTGATTATGTTTAATCATTACTAAACTTGTGGATATTCTATTTTGATTCATTAGTTCAGTTTCCCATGAGCTACATAAATACAAGGCTTTACATACCAACAGGCTATTATTTCACCTGCAGAGCTATGAATGATATAATCCATGTCTTTCAATGTGGACTAAAAAATTCATAGATTCCAGGTATAGTGTTCGCACGAGGACCTGCTGTGACTGTGTTAATTCTTTTGAGCTCTGAGGGTGAGACCTATGCTGTTCTGACTGAACAggtacttaatttattttttcttttttagtgttCATTATAATTTGCCTTGAGTTTTTCAGCAAACTGATATAAATGAACAAGAGATTCGAGTTAAAATGATAGCTCCTTTTGTAATGCTGCTCTGTTCAAACCCTGATGAATTTTCATGCATGTCTAAGGTTAGGGTACCCACAGGGAGGCTTGTTTTGGAATTGCCTGCTGGGATGCTGGATGCTGACAAGGGTGATTTTGTCGGGACAGCAGTTCGTGAGGTATATTTCTATTTTGACATAAAACAGTTCTTTTTGGTGAAAAAGGCCATTGGCAATTTtgttaatcaagaaaacagaaGCACAAACCATGCATTGAAAACACGATAAAAGTACACAATTATGTAGAGGCCTTCAAGAGCCAAGGCAATATAAAAGACAAGTCTGGTGTAGTTTATCAGAATTAGATGTTGCTAAAGTTCCTAATGTATGTATCTAATGCAATGGTTTTTACAGGTCGAAGAGGAGACTGGTATTCACTTGAAGCTTGGAGACATGGTTGACCTGACAGCCTTCCTGGACCCTTCTACTGGAGGCAGagtttttccttctcctgtAAGTTGGCATTTGTGCTTTTATCTTATTCTGATGTTTGGAAGCACAAGCGTCAATTTGAGTCAGAAAACTTTTTGGAGTTTTGGGcatatgaagaaaaaattatctaCCTGAATTTTTATCATTAGTCCAAAAGCATACCAACTCACCAAGAGTCTTTATTACTCGGGGAGTTGTTTGAGAAGTGTCTAGTGGTATTCATTAGATTTCTATCAATGTGGATGATCATCATGCTATAAAATTCTTGGATTTGCTAGCACGAGGGTGCAGGTTTAGTGATTAGGTACTGCTTCGTGAAAAGTTGCTAAGGATAGGACAGGCTCCAAATTCTCCCTTCAAAAACCCCACATTGGAGGGACTAAAACTGGCAAATGGCTTTCAATTTATATGGTGACATTGGAAGTTGGCATCAGAACAAACATAGATTGAGCTTGGGAGAGTCACTGGGTGTCCAAAAGAAAGGAACTGGCGCTTTCATTTAGAATAATGAAGGGTCGAAAT is part of the Populus nigra chromosome 8, ddPopNigr1.1, whole genome shotgun sequence genome and harbors:
- the LOC133701256 gene encoding geraniol 8-hydroxylase-like; amino-acid sequence: MNFFISVLLYFLLTFAVIQSLDYILRRSKRKSGKLPPGPSRLPIVGNLLDLGDKPHKSLAKLAKTHGQLMSLKLGQVTTIVVSSATMAKEVLQKHDLTFCNRTVVDAVRALDHHEAGIAWLPVATRWRNLRKICNSHIFTAQKLDANQDLRRKKVQDLLAEVQERCLVGEAVDLRQAAFTATLNALSNTVLSLDLTDLSSDIAREFKEHISCIMDEAGKPNLVDYFPLLRRIDPQGIRRRTAIHFEKVFDLFDRLIIERLQLRKVKGYIPLDDMLDTLLTISEVNKEEMDATRIKHFFLDLFGAGTDTTSSTLEWAMAELLHSPKTLLKARAELERTIGEGNLLEESDITRLPYLQAVIKETLRLHPAVPFLLPHKAGADAEIGGFTVPKNAQVLVNVWAIGRDTSMWEDPNSFVPERFLESGIDHRGQNFEFIPFGSGRRICPGLPLAMRMLHLMLGSLILSFDWKLADGVTPENLNMDDKFGLTLLKAQPLRAIPITRELKHG
- the LOC133702166 gene encoding nudix hydrolase 14, chloroplastic isoform X2; this translates as MSLLSVPKRLLLGSSLAVSIHNQTRKLRRPFCFNMSSESSQPLTHSLTLPTQLGQPIQIIAAPGVSDSQFRTAIESSLFKQWLKNLESENGILATGSFLLKQVLVQGVDMFGQRIGFLKFKADIFEKETGQKIPGIVFARGPAVTVLILLSSEGETYAVLTEQVEEETGIHLKLGDMVDLTAFLDPSTGGRVFPSPGGCDEEISVFLYRGCVGKEIITQLQGKETGLRENGELIKVRVVPYKELWRMTADAKVLMAIALYEMAKGGGLLPLKT
- the LOC133702166 gene encoding nudix hydrolase 14, chloroplastic isoform X1, producing the protein MSLLSVPKRLLLGSSLAVSIHNQTRKLRRPFCFNMSSESSQPLTHSLTLPTQLGQPIQIIAAPGVSDSQFRTAIESSLFKQWLKNLESENGILATGSFLLKQVLVQGVDMFGQRIGFLKFKADIFEKETGQKIPGIVFARGPAVTVLILLSSEGETYAVLTEQVRVPTGRLVLELPAGMLDADKGDFVGTAVREVEEETGIHLKLGDMVDLTAFLDPSTGGRVFPSPGGCDEEISVFLYRGCVGKEIITQLQGKETGLRENGELIKVRVVPYKELWRMTADAKVLMAIALYEMAKGGGLLPLKT